In Verrucomicrobiia bacterium, the genomic stretch CACCCGCCTCGGCATCGACGAACTCTTCCGCCAACTCCACCGCGAAGCCGTCCGGCGCGGCCTCTGGCAGGCCGCCGACGTCCTCGTCATCGCCGATGGCGCCGTCTGGATCTGGAACGCCGTCGCCGACCGCTTCCCCAAGGCCCGCCAACGCCTCGATCTCTTCCATCTCCGCCAGCATCTCTGGGAAATCGCCCATGACCTTCACGGGCGCGACACCCCGGAAGCCCGGGCTTTCGTCCAACCCCTCCTGACCCACATCCACGACGACCGCGCTGCCGACGTCATCGCCCAACTCGATCAACTCCGCCCGCGCCTGGCCGAAGCCCAGCGCCTCAAGCTCGAAAGGCAAACCCAATACCTCCGCAACAACCTCGGGCGAATGCACTACCAGCAAGCCCTCGCCGCCCAGCAGGCCCAACGCGCCCGCTCCAAAAAGCGCGCTCCCGCCGCCCACCCGACCTCCTCCCCTTCACCCCTTCCAGAACCCGTCGGCTCCGGGGCCATCGAATCCACCGCTCGCCAGTACCAGTGTCGCTTCAAACGCACCGGCCAGTTCTGGACCCAAGTCGGCGACGAAGCCCTCCTCTGTCTGGAAACCCTCTGGCGCAACCAGCGCTGGACAGACCTGTTCCCTCACGCCCGCCTCACTGCCAAAAGCCGCAACTGATCTTCCTCGCTCCCTTCATCTCCTCGCCCTCCTCCTGACCTTCTTCCGTTCTCTCCAGGCCCTTCCGAAAATCTGAGATGCGCCCCTTGGGGAGGCGCACAAGCTCCGGCGCTTGCTGCGCCCCGGGGCGGGCCCGTAGCGTGGCCGGGTGAATGCGCTGGTCACCGGCGGGGCCGGGTACATCGGGTCGGTCTGTGTGGAGGAACTGCTGCGGGCGGGACATCAGGTCACGGTGTTCGATAATTTCAGCGAAGGACATCGCTCGGCGGTGCCATCCGGCGCGCGGTTGATCGAAGGTTGCCTGAACGATGCGGCGGCGGTGGAGCGGGCGGTCCGGGAAAGCGGGGCGGAGGCGGTGCTGCATTTCGCGGCACTGGCCCTGATTGCGGAGTCGATGCGGGATCCTGGGAAGTACTTCCGGAACAACGTGGGCGGCGGGATGAACCTGCTCGAAGCCTGCGCCAGGGCCGGCGTGCGGAAGTTCGTGTTCAGTTCCACCTGCGCGACCTACGGGATCCCGGAACGGGTGCCGATCGACGAATCGTTTCCCCAGCGACCCATCAACCCGTACGGAGCCTCGAAGCGGATGTTCGAGGAGATCCTCGACTGGCACGCCCGCGTCCACGGACTTGAAGTGGTCGTCTTCCGGTACTTCAACGCCGCCGGTGCCAGCGAGCGGCTGGGCGAGCATCACCGCGTCGAAACCCACCTGATCCCCAACGTCCTCCGCGTCGCCCTGGGCCAGGCACCGGAGGTGGGGGTCTTCGGCACCGACTACCCCACGCCCGACGGCACCTGCGTCCGGGATTACATCCACATCGTGGATCTCGCCGACGCCCATATCCGGGCCCTCGAGCCGGGACGCCGCGGAGCCTACAACCTCGGGATCGGCGGCGGGCATTCCGTGCGGGAGGTCATCCAGGCCTGTGAACGGGTCTCCGGCAAACCCATCGCCGTGCGGGCCCATCCCCGGCGGGACGGCGACCCGCCCAGCCTGGTGGCGTCGGCCGACAAGGCGCGTCGTGAACTGGGATGGGAACCGCGCTTCACCCGGCTCGAGGACATCGTCGCCACCGCCTGGGAATGGCATCGACGCCATCCGGACGGCT encodes the following:
- the galE gene encoding UDP-glucose 4-epimerase GalE, whose translation is MNALVTGGAGYIGSVCVEELLRAGHQVTVFDNFSEGHRSAVPSGARLIEGCLNDAAAVERAVRESGAEAVLHFAALALIAESMRDPGKYFRNNVGGGMNLLEACARAGVRKFVFSSTCATYGIPERVPIDESFPQRPINPYGASKRMFEEILDWHARVHGLEVVVFRYFNAAGASERLGEHHRVETHLIPNVLRVALGQAPEVGVFGTDYPTPDGTCVRDYIHIVDLADAHIRALEPGRRGAYNLGIGGGHSVREVIQACERVSGKPIAVRAHPRRDGDPPSLVASADKARRELGWEPRFTRLEDIVATAWEWHRRHPDGYPD